Proteins from a genomic interval of Gluconacetobacter diazotrophicus PA1 5:
- a CDS encoding heavy-metal-associated domain-containing protein — protein MDAITLKIGGMTCDGCASAVQKALERTNGVSTASVSMTPAPRAAVTYDPNLATPATLCTAVQDAGYDVTV, from the coding sequence ATGGACGCGATTACGCTGAAAATCGGGGGCATGACGTGCGACGGATGCGCCTCGGCGGTCCAGAAAGCGCTGGAACGCACCAACGGCGTGAGCACGGCCAGCGTGTCCATGACCCCCGCCCCGCGCGCCGCAGTTACCTATGATCCGAACCTCGCGACGCCCGCGACCCTGTGCACGGCGGTGCAGGACGCAGGCTACGACGTCACGGTCTAG
- a CDS encoding ArsC family reductase, which translates to MARSVTIYGIKACDTMKKARAWLETHGVACVFHDYKSQGITREVLEGWVRQVGWEILLNRSGTTFRNLPDADKADLDAARAIDLMLAQPSMIKRPVLDVDGALTVGFKPELYAVRLN; encoded by the coding sequence ATGGCGCGTTCGGTTACGATCTACGGCATCAAGGCCTGCGACACGATGAAGAAGGCCCGCGCCTGGCTGGAGACGCACGGCGTGGCCTGCGTCTTTCACGACTACAAGAGCCAGGGCATCACGCGTGAGGTGCTGGAGGGGTGGGTGCGACAGGTGGGATGGGAAATCCTGCTGAACCGGTCGGGCACCACCTTCCGCAATCTGCCCGACGCGGACAAGGCCGACCTGGATGCCGCGCGGGCCATCGACCTGATGCTGGCGCAACCGTCGATGATCAAGCGGCCGGTGCTGGACGTGGACGGCGCGCTGACGGTCGGGTTCAAGCCCGAGCTTTACGCCGTGCGACTGAACTGA
- the pgm gene encoding phosphoglucomutase (alpha-D-glucose-1,6-bisphosphate-dependent), with protein sequence MATISPLAGKPVAPSRLIDVAKLTTAYYDLKPDPRITAQRVTFGTSGHRGSPLQTGFNEAHILAISQAVCDYRAAAGIDGPLYIGIDTHAVSKPALASALEVFAANGVDVFIDAQDGYTPTPVISHAILTYNKGRTSGLADGVVLTPSHNPPEDGGYKYNPPHGGPADTGITRTIERAANDFLASGLAGVRRIPYEQALRAACVHRHDYITPYVADLGSVLDMAAIRASGVKIGIDPLGGAAVAYWQPIIERYGIDATVVSDVVDPTFSFMTADWDGQIRMDCSSPYAMGRLIEAGRTFDVAFANDTDADRHGIVAGSDGLMNPNHYLATAIAYLFANRPGWSPQAAVGKTVVSSSMIDRVAGKLGRRLVEVPVGFKWFVDGLIDGSFGFAGEESAGASFLRTDGTAWTTDKDGIILGLLAAEMTARTGHNPGVAYRDLTAELGTPYYARIDAPATAEQKSLLKSLSAEQVGLQDLAGEPIRATLTRAPGNDADIGGLKIVTDNGWFAARPSGTEDVYKIYAESFVSEDHLHRIQHEAADAISSLFATQEGSG encoded by the coding sequence ATGGCCACCATCAGCCCACTGGCGGGCAAGCCCGTTGCGCCGTCACGCCTGATCGACGTCGCGAAGCTGACTACCGCCTATTACGACCTGAAGCCCGATCCCCGGATCACGGCCCAGCGGGTTACCTTCGGAACGTCGGGCCATCGTGGCTCGCCGCTCCAGACCGGCTTCAACGAGGCCCATATCCTGGCGATCAGCCAGGCGGTCTGCGATTACCGCGCGGCGGCGGGCATCGACGGGCCGCTCTATATCGGCATCGACACCCATGCGGTCTCGAAGCCGGCCCTGGCCTCGGCGCTGGAAGTGTTCGCGGCCAACGGGGTGGACGTCTTCATCGACGCCCAGGACGGCTACACCCCCACGCCGGTGATTTCGCACGCCATCCTGACCTACAACAAGGGACGCACCAGCGGCCTGGCGGATGGCGTCGTCCTGACGCCCTCGCACAACCCGCCGGAAGATGGCGGCTATAAATACAACCCGCCCCATGGCGGACCGGCGGACACGGGCATCACCCGCACCATCGAACGCGCGGCCAACGACTTCCTCGCCTCCGGCCTGGCGGGGGTGCGGCGCATTCCGTACGAACAGGCACTGCGCGCCGCCTGCGTGCATCGGCACGATTACATCACGCCCTACGTCGCGGACCTCGGTTCGGTCCTCGACATGGCGGCGATCCGCGCCTCGGGGGTCAAGATCGGCATCGATCCGCTGGGGGGGGCCGCCGTCGCCTACTGGCAGCCGATCATCGAACGGTACGGCATCGACGCCACCGTGGTCAGCGACGTCGTGGACCCGACCTTCTCGTTCATGACGGCCGACTGGGACGGGCAGATCCGCATGGACTGTTCCTCGCCCTACGCGATGGGCCGGCTGATCGAGGCCGGACGGACGTTCGACGTGGCTTTCGCCAACGATACCGATGCCGACCGGCACGGCATCGTCGCGGGCAGCGACGGGCTGATGAACCCGAACCATTACCTCGCCACCGCCATCGCCTACCTGTTCGCCAACCGGCCGGGCTGGAGCCCCCAGGCGGCGGTGGGCAAGACGGTGGTCAGCAGCAGCATGATCGACCGGGTGGCGGGCAAGCTCGGGCGCCGTCTGGTCGAGGTGCCGGTCGGCTTCAAATGGTTCGTCGACGGGCTGATCGACGGCTCGTTCGGCTTCGCGGGCGAGGAAAGCGCCGGCGCCTCGTTCCTGCGCACGGACGGCACCGCCTGGACGACGGACAAGGACGGCATCATCCTGGGACTGCTGGCCGCCGAAATGACGGCGCGCACCGGGCACAATCCCGGCGTGGCCTATCGCGACCTGACGGCCGAACTGGGCACGCCCTATTATGCCCGGATCGACGCGCCCGCCACAGCCGAGCAGAAATCGCTGCTGAAGTCGCTGTCGGCGGAACAGGTCGGCCTGCAGGACCTGGCGGGCGAGCCCATCCGGGCGACGCTGACCCGCGCCCCCGGCAATGACGCGGACATCGGCGGCCTGAAGATCGTCACGGACAATGGCTGGTTCGCCGCCCGCCCCTCGGGCACCGAGGACGTCTACAAGATCTATGCCGAGAGCTTCGTCAGCGAGGACCATCTGCACCGCATC